The following are from one region of the Platichthys flesus chromosome 2, fPlaFle2.1, whole genome shotgun sequence genome:
- the LOC133970844 gene encoding plasma membrane calcium-transporting ATPase 3-like isoform X4: MANNTADHPPGNSVAEGNHDGDFGMAVTDLRDLMELRSAEAVTLIQETYGDVQGICRRLKTSPIEGLSGNPVDLEKRHASFGKNFIPPKKAKSFLALVWEALQDVTLIILEIAAIISLGLSFYHPPGGDSEACGQVAGGVEDEGESQAGWIEGAAILFSVIIVVLVTAFNDWSKEKQFRGLQSRIEQEQKFTVIRKGQVIQIPVAELVVGDIAQIKYGDLLPADGILIQGNDLKIDESSLTGESDQVRKSLEKDPMLLSGTHVMEGSGRMVVSAVGLNSQTGIIFTLLGASEHDEEKKVKKTKTQDGIALEIQPLKSEEAAESEEKEEKEEVKPVKKVNVTKKEKSVLQGKLTKLAVQIGKAGLIMSALTVIILILFFVIDTFAIQGRTWVAECTPIYIQYFVKFFIIGVTVLVVAVPEGLPLAVTISLAYSVKKMMKDNNLVRHLDACETMGNATAICSDKTGTLTMNRMTVVQAYIGDTHYRTVPEPDAIKPETLETLVNSISINSAYTTKILPPEKEGGLPRHVGNKTECALLGLVLELKRDYQPIREEIPEEKLYKVYTFNSSRKSMSTVLKNADGGYRMYSKGASEIILRKCSRILDTQGQPRNFKPKDRDEMVRKVIEPMACEGLRTICVAFRDFPAEAGEPNWEVENDILNDLTCIAVTGIEDPVRHEVPEAIAKCQRAGITVRMVTGDNINTARAIATKCGILLPGEDFLCMEGKEFNQQIRNDQGEVEQERLDKVWPKLRVLARSSPTDKHTLVKGIIDSTVLETRQVVAVTGDGTNDGPALKKADVGFAMGIAGTDVAKEASDIILTDDNFTSIVKAVMWGRNVYDSISKFLQFQLTVNVVAVIVAFTGACITQDSPLKAVQMLWVNLIMDTLASLALATEPPTESLLLRKPYGRNKPLISRTMMKNILGHAVYQLVIIFTLLFAGEKIFDIDCGRNTPLHSPPTEHYTIVFNVFVMMQLFNEINARKIHGERNVFEGIYKNPIFCSVVLGTFVLQIVIVQFGGKPFSCTALTIDQWLWCVFIGVGELLWGQLISAIPTHHLKFLKEAGHGTTKEEMHAEELTEGDDEIDHAEMELRRGQILWFRGLNRIQTQMDVVYTFQTGQAAVPGALRRQPSVVSQHNDATATKTLSSPTHVGLSSSSSLTNSAGAPPPAASSSTAGN, translated from the exons gtctGTCTGGTAACCCCGTTGATCTGGAGAAACGTCACGCGTCGTTTGGCAAAAATTTCATCCCCCCCAAGAAGGCCAAGTCGTTTCTGGCGCTGGTGTGGGAGGCTCTGCAAGACGTCACGCTTATCATCCTGGAAATCGCTGCCATCATCTCACTTGGCCTGTCCTTCTaccatccaccagggggcgacagtGAAG CATGCGGCCAGGTAGCAGGAGGCGTGGAGGACGAGGGCGAGTCCCAGGCCGGCTGGATCGAAGGAGCTGCCATCCTGTTCTCGGTCATCATCGTGGTGCTGGTGACAGCCTTCAACGACTGGTCCAAGGAGAAGCAGTTCCGTGGGCTGCAGAGTCGCATCGAGCAGGAACAGAAGTTCACTGTCATCCGCAAAGGCCAGGTCATCCAGATCCCTGTGGCCGAACTTGTGGTGGGAGACATCGCTCAGATCAAATACG GTGACCTTCTACCTGCTGATGGGATCCTGATCCAAGGAAATGACTTGAAGATTGACGAAAGCTCTCTGACCGGAGAATCCGACCAGGTCCGCAAATCTCTGGAGAAGGACCCCATGCTGCTGTCCG GAACCCACGTGATGGAAGGATCCGGCAGGATGGTGGTGTCAGCCGTCGGCCTCAACTCTCAAACCGGCATCATCTTTACTCTCCTGGGAGCCAGCGAGCACGACGAAGAGAAGAAGGTCAAGAAAA ccaAGACGCAGGATGGCATCGCCCTGGAGATCCAGCCACTGAAGAGCGAGGAGGCCGCCGAGtcggaagagaaggaggagaaagaggaggtcaAACCTGTGAAGAAGGTCAACGTGACCAAGAAGGAGAAGTCTGTGCTGCAGGGAAAACTGACCAAACTGGCTGTACAGATCGGGAAGGCTG GTCTGATCATGTCGGCTCTGAccgtcatcatcctcatcctcttctttgtGATCGACACCTTTGCGATCCAGGGTCGCACCTGGGTGGCTGAGTGCACCCCCATCTACATCCAGTACtttgtcaagttcttcattATTGGTGTGACAGTGCTGGTGGTGGCCGTCCCTGAGGGGCTGCCGCTTGCTGTCACCATCTCTCTGGCCTACTCTGTCAAG AAAATGATGAAGGACAACAACCTGGTGCGTCACTTGGATGCCTGCGAGACCATGGGCAACGCCACGGCTATCTGTTCAGACAAGACGGGCACGCTGACCATGAACCGGATGACGGTGGTGCAGGCGTACATCGGGGACACGCACTACAGAACTGTCCCTGAACCAGACGCCATCAAACCAGAGACTCTGGAAACGTTGGTCAACAGCATCTCCATCAACTCTGCGTACACAACCAAGATCCTG CCTCCAGAGAAAGAAGGCGGCCTGCCGCGCCACGTGGGCAACAAGACCGAGTGTGCTCTGCTGGGCCTGGTGCTGGAACTGAAGAGGGActatcagccaatcagagaggagaTCCCCGAAGAGAAGCTCTACAAGGTGTACACCTTCAACTCCTCCCGCAAGTCCATGAGCACGGTGCTGAAGAATGCTGATGGAGGCTACCGCATGTACAGCAAAGGAGCGTCAGAGATCATCCTGAGGAA atGCTCTCGTATCTTGGACACCCAGGGGCAGCCTCGTAACTTCAAGCCCAAGGACCGCGATGAGATGGTGCGCAAGGTGATCGAGCCGATGGCGTGCGAGGGGCTGAGGACCATCTGCGTGGCCTTCAGAGACTTTCCAGCCGAGGCCGGAGAGCCCAACTGGGAGGTGGAGAACGACATCCTGAATGACCTCACCTGCATCGCAGTGACCGGCATCGAGGACCCCGTCCGACATGAG GTACCTGAGGCTATTGCGAAGTGTCAGCGCGCAGGCATCACTGTACGCATGGTTACCGGAGATAACATCAACACCGCACGTGCTATTGCTACCAAGTGTGGCATCCTGCTGCCTGGGGAGGACTTCTTGTGTATGGAGGGGAAGGAGTTCAACCAGCAGATCAGAAATGACCAAGGAGAG gTGGAACAAGAGCGTCTGGACAAAGTTTGGCCCAAACTCCGTGTCCTGGCTCGTTCTTCAccgacagacaaacacactctggTTAAAG GAATCATCGACAGCACGGTGCTCGAGACCCGGCAGGTGGTGGCGGTGACGGGCGACGGCACCAACGACGGCCCCGCCCTCAAGAAGGCTGATGTTGGCTTTGCCATG GGAATCGCTGGCACAGACGTGGCGAAGGAGGCGTCCGACATCATCCTGACCGACGACAACTTCACCAGCATCGTCAAGGCCGTCATGTGGGGGAGGAACGTCTACGACAGCATCTCCAAGTTCCTGCAGTTCCAGCTGACCGTCAACGTGGTGGCTGTGATCGTGGCGTTCACCGGTGCCTGCATCACACAG GATTCTCCTCTGAAGGCCGTGCAGATGCTGTGGGTGAACCTCATCATGGACACTCTGGCGTCTCTCGCTCTGGCCACCGAGCCGCCCACTGAATCCCTGCTGCTGCGCAAACCTTACGGCCGCAACAAGCCTCTCATTTCCCGGACCATGATGAAGAACATTCTGGGCCACGCCGTGTACCAGCTCGTCATCATCTTCACCCTGCTCTTCGCTG GTGAGAAGATTTTCGACATCGACTGCGGCCGCAACACTCCCCTGCACTCACCGCCAACCGAGCACTACACCATCGTGTTCAACGTGTTCGTCATGATGCAGCTCTTCAATGAAATCAACGCCAGGAAGATCCACGGAGAGAGGAACGTGTTCGAGGGCATCTACAAGAATCCCATCTTCTGCAGCGTGGTCCTGGGGACCTTCGTCCTGCAG atcgTCATCGTCCAGTTCGGGGGGAAGCCGTTCTCCTGCACCGCTCTGACCATCGACCAGTGGCTGTGGTGCGTCTTCATCGGAGTGGGAGAGCTGCTGTGGGGACAG CTGATTTCGGCGATCCCCACCCACCACCTGAAGTTCCTGAAGGAGGCGGGTCACGGCACCACCAAGGAGGAGATGCACGCGGAGGAGCTGACGGAGGGCGACGACGAGATCGACCACGCCGAGATGGAGCTGAGGAGAGGCCAGATCCTCTGGTTCAGAGGGCTGAACCGCATCCAGACCCAG ATGGATGTGGTCTATACCTTCCAGACGGGCCAGGCGGCGGTGCCAGGTGCCCTGCGCCGCCAGCCGTCCGTCGTCAGCCAGCACAATGATGCCACTGCCACCAAAACTCTCTCTAGCCCCACCCACGTAGGGCttagctcctcctcctctctcaccaaCTCGGCCggggctccaccccctgctgcttcctcctccactgcaggCA ATTAA
- the LOC133970844 gene encoding plasma membrane calcium-transporting ATPase 1-like isoform X2 → MANNTADHPPGNSVAEGNHDGDFGMAVTDLRDLMELRSAEAVTLIQETYGDVQGICRRLKTSPIEGLSGNPVDLEKRHASFGKNFIPPKKAKSFLALVWEALQDVTLIILEIAAIISLGLSFYHPPGGDSEACGQVAGGVEDEGESQAGWIEGAAILFSVIIVVLVTAFNDWSKEKQFRGLQSRIEQEQKFTVIRKGQVIQIPVAELVVGDIAQIKYGDLLPADGILIQGNDLKIDESSLTGESDQVRKSLEKDPMLLSGTHVMEGSGRMVVSAVGLNSQTGIIFTLLGASEHDEEKKVKKSKKQGPPENRNKAKTQDGIALEIQPLKSEEAAESEEKEEKEEVKPVKKVNVTKKEKSVLQGKLTKLAVQIGKAGLIMSALTVIILILFFVIDTFAIQGRTWVAECTPIYIQYFVKFFIIGVTVLVVAVPEGLPLAVTISLAYSVKKMMKDNNLVRHLDACETMGNATAICSDKTGTLTMNRMTVVQAYIGDTHYRTVPEPDAIKPETLETLVNSISINSAYTTKILPPEKEGGLPRHVGNKTECALLGLVLELKRDYQPIREEIPEEKLYKVYTFNSSRKSMSTVLKNADGGYRMYSKGASEIILRKCSRILDTQGQPRNFKPKDRDEMVRKVIEPMACEGLRTICVAFRDFPAEAGEPNWEVENDILNDLTCIAVTGIEDPVRHEVPEAIAKCQRAGITVRMVTGDNINTARAIATKCGILLPGEDFLCMEGKEFNQQIRNDQGEVEQERLDKVWPKLRVLARSSPTDKHTLVKGIIDSTVLETRQVVAVTGDGTNDGPALKKADVGFAMGIAGTDVAKEASDIILTDDNFTSIVKAVMWGRNVYDSISKFLQFQLTVNVVAVIVAFTGACITQDSPLKAVQMLWVNLIMDTLASLALATEPPTESLLLRKPYGRNKPLISRTMMKNILGHAVYQLVIIFTLLFAGEKIFDIDCGRNTPLHSPPTEHYTIVFNVFVMMQLFNEINARKIHGERNVFEGIYKNPIFCSVVLGTFVLQIVIVQFGGKPFSCTALTIDQWLWCVFIGVGELLWGQLISAIPTHHLKFLKEAGHGTTKEEMHAEELTEGDDEIDHAEMELRRGQILWFRGLNRIQTQMDVVYTFQTGQAAVPGALRRQPSVVSQHNDATATKTLSSPTHVGLSSSSSLTNSAGAPPPAASSSTAGN, encoded by the exons gtctGTCTGGTAACCCCGTTGATCTGGAGAAACGTCACGCGTCGTTTGGCAAAAATTTCATCCCCCCCAAGAAGGCCAAGTCGTTTCTGGCGCTGGTGTGGGAGGCTCTGCAAGACGTCACGCTTATCATCCTGGAAATCGCTGCCATCATCTCACTTGGCCTGTCCTTCTaccatccaccagggggcgacagtGAAG CATGCGGCCAGGTAGCAGGAGGCGTGGAGGACGAGGGCGAGTCCCAGGCCGGCTGGATCGAAGGAGCTGCCATCCTGTTCTCGGTCATCATCGTGGTGCTGGTGACAGCCTTCAACGACTGGTCCAAGGAGAAGCAGTTCCGTGGGCTGCAGAGTCGCATCGAGCAGGAACAGAAGTTCACTGTCATCCGCAAAGGCCAGGTCATCCAGATCCCTGTGGCCGAACTTGTGGTGGGAGACATCGCTCAGATCAAATACG GTGACCTTCTACCTGCTGATGGGATCCTGATCCAAGGAAATGACTTGAAGATTGACGAAAGCTCTCTGACCGGAGAATCCGACCAGGTCCGCAAATCTCTGGAGAAGGACCCCATGCTGCTGTCCG GAACCCACGTGATGGAAGGATCCGGCAGGATGGTGGTGTCAGCCGTCGGCCTCAACTCTCAAACCGGCATCATCTTTACTCTCCTGGGAGCCAGCGAGCACGACGAAGAGAAGAAGGTCAAGAAAA GTAAAAAACAAGGACCCCCTGAAAATCGCAACAAAG ccaAGACGCAGGATGGCATCGCCCTGGAGATCCAGCCACTGAAGAGCGAGGAGGCCGCCGAGtcggaagagaaggaggagaaagaggaggtcaAACCTGTGAAGAAGGTCAACGTGACCAAGAAGGAGAAGTCTGTGCTGCAGGGAAAACTGACCAAACTGGCTGTACAGATCGGGAAGGCTG GTCTGATCATGTCGGCTCTGAccgtcatcatcctcatcctcttctttgtGATCGACACCTTTGCGATCCAGGGTCGCACCTGGGTGGCTGAGTGCACCCCCATCTACATCCAGTACtttgtcaagttcttcattATTGGTGTGACAGTGCTGGTGGTGGCCGTCCCTGAGGGGCTGCCGCTTGCTGTCACCATCTCTCTGGCCTACTCTGTCAAG AAAATGATGAAGGACAACAACCTGGTGCGTCACTTGGATGCCTGCGAGACCATGGGCAACGCCACGGCTATCTGTTCAGACAAGACGGGCACGCTGACCATGAACCGGATGACGGTGGTGCAGGCGTACATCGGGGACACGCACTACAGAACTGTCCCTGAACCAGACGCCATCAAACCAGAGACTCTGGAAACGTTGGTCAACAGCATCTCCATCAACTCTGCGTACACAACCAAGATCCTG CCTCCAGAGAAAGAAGGCGGCCTGCCGCGCCACGTGGGCAACAAGACCGAGTGTGCTCTGCTGGGCCTGGTGCTGGAACTGAAGAGGGActatcagccaatcagagaggagaTCCCCGAAGAGAAGCTCTACAAGGTGTACACCTTCAACTCCTCCCGCAAGTCCATGAGCACGGTGCTGAAGAATGCTGATGGAGGCTACCGCATGTACAGCAAAGGAGCGTCAGAGATCATCCTGAGGAA atGCTCTCGTATCTTGGACACCCAGGGGCAGCCTCGTAACTTCAAGCCCAAGGACCGCGATGAGATGGTGCGCAAGGTGATCGAGCCGATGGCGTGCGAGGGGCTGAGGACCATCTGCGTGGCCTTCAGAGACTTTCCAGCCGAGGCCGGAGAGCCCAACTGGGAGGTGGAGAACGACATCCTGAATGACCTCACCTGCATCGCAGTGACCGGCATCGAGGACCCCGTCCGACATGAG GTACCTGAGGCTATTGCGAAGTGTCAGCGCGCAGGCATCACTGTACGCATGGTTACCGGAGATAACATCAACACCGCACGTGCTATTGCTACCAAGTGTGGCATCCTGCTGCCTGGGGAGGACTTCTTGTGTATGGAGGGGAAGGAGTTCAACCAGCAGATCAGAAATGACCAAGGAGAG gTGGAACAAGAGCGTCTGGACAAAGTTTGGCCCAAACTCCGTGTCCTGGCTCGTTCTTCAccgacagacaaacacactctggTTAAAG GAATCATCGACAGCACGGTGCTCGAGACCCGGCAGGTGGTGGCGGTGACGGGCGACGGCACCAACGACGGCCCCGCCCTCAAGAAGGCTGATGTTGGCTTTGCCATG GGAATCGCTGGCACAGACGTGGCGAAGGAGGCGTCCGACATCATCCTGACCGACGACAACTTCACCAGCATCGTCAAGGCCGTCATGTGGGGGAGGAACGTCTACGACAGCATCTCCAAGTTCCTGCAGTTCCAGCTGACCGTCAACGTGGTGGCTGTGATCGTGGCGTTCACCGGTGCCTGCATCACACAG GATTCTCCTCTGAAGGCCGTGCAGATGCTGTGGGTGAACCTCATCATGGACACTCTGGCGTCTCTCGCTCTGGCCACCGAGCCGCCCACTGAATCCCTGCTGCTGCGCAAACCTTACGGCCGCAACAAGCCTCTCATTTCCCGGACCATGATGAAGAACATTCTGGGCCACGCCGTGTACCAGCTCGTCATCATCTTCACCCTGCTCTTCGCTG GTGAGAAGATTTTCGACATCGACTGCGGCCGCAACACTCCCCTGCACTCACCGCCAACCGAGCACTACACCATCGTGTTCAACGTGTTCGTCATGATGCAGCTCTTCAATGAAATCAACGCCAGGAAGATCCACGGAGAGAGGAACGTGTTCGAGGGCATCTACAAGAATCCCATCTTCTGCAGCGTGGTCCTGGGGACCTTCGTCCTGCAG atcgTCATCGTCCAGTTCGGGGGGAAGCCGTTCTCCTGCACCGCTCTGACCATCGACCAGTGGCTGTGGTGCGTCTTCATCGGAGTGGGAGAGCTGCTGTGGGGACAG CTGATTTCGGCGATCCCCACCCACCACCTGAAGTTCCTGAAGGAGGCGGGTCACGGCACCACCAAGGAGGAGATGCACGCGGAGGAGCTGACGGAGGGCGACGACGAGATCGACCACGCCGAGATGGAGCTGAGGAGAGGCCAGATCCTCTGGTTCAGAGGGCTGAACCGCATCCAGACCCAG ATGGATGTGGTCTATACCTTCCAGACGGGCCAGGCGGCGGTGCCAGGTGCCCTGCGCCGCCAGCCGTCCGTCGTCAGCCAGCACAATGATGCCACTGCCACCAAAACTCTCTCTAGCCCCACCCACGTAGGGCttagctcctcctcctctctcaccaaCTCGGCCggggctccaccccctgctgcttcctcctccactgcaggCA ATTAA